Proteins from one Penaeus vannamei isolate JL-2024 chromosome 8, ASM4276789v1, whole genome shotgun sequence genomic window:
- the LOC113811347 gene encoding toll-like receptor Tollo translates to MVSVSAHVPGRAFVLMAFLVLLGGVGGRPPECEWKLENEGVTAGGSEQVRTTCHVRTLSAALLTEGNGNGSLSALSHATHVTVLSLHCSRRVVFESEITAGMFAVFPRLEDLQILGCKVTDLPPRSLAGLPHLRRLTLRAHHQDWPGAALALHEDALTDLNRLESLDLSYNALWSLPPSMLCGLPSLTALNLTHNRLHHLPDLGLGGSCSQSTDLDRESERSLPLHHLDLTYNQVAEVPKKAFHSARDLQSLSLKHNRLAHLADWAFGGLQTLRLLDLSHNRLVAVPRTALSDLHQLRELRLANNSLSVLSPAAFGSLGQLLTLDLSHNQLSLGASNAEPFTGLIRLVVLDVSHNRLVHLGPDTFHDLYSLQVLRLSHNQLSHLADATFASLANLHTLDLSQNQLGTLSGKALQGLSVLTHLSIDYNQLEVVHEASLDNCSSLHQLSMAHNQLQMLPEAVKRAPRLRTLDFSHNQIPSLEEGVLHGLVHLQELRLSDNALSNISRTAFTEVSSLILLDLSNNSISEIEYGAFDATPKLKGLDLHHNLLGDANGLVIHLENLVWLNVSFNTITWFDYALVHKNLEWIDLSNNMISKLENFYQVQKSIGLQKLYASSNNISEISATIIPDGIKELHLHHNSISYVASNTFLDKMSVSLIDLRYNSLTLLEEAALRLSPRQSPAPLLLLSHNPLECDCGADWLLRAAGAGLSGPMTGGSILPHLGDVGSVQCRLPGLWHGAMVPLIVVQPQQFLCTYRRHCFTLCHCCDFDACDCEQTCPRNCTCYHDHTWTHNVVDCGGGWGSMPSGVPMDVTEAFMDGNKMGILTSHALIGRKNLRVLYLNHSDISAIQNRTFNGLKNLQVLRLDHNKIEALHGFEFIDLHGLRELYLNNNHLRHLSNVSFSSLRAIELLRLDNNYIVTFPVWNLALNPFLLEVSLYHNPWSCECSYLANLRAWLEANRIKATNASLVRCRHNSTGMMGPPVLSDTPLRCDHYVATTRINSLIIHDYVMLLLITAALVLLLVGAAVTVVAYRRRLKLWAVSRYGKRLFEKSSAYVEEREKLFDAFVCHSAKDSTWVCGLMAPELEASGYRLCVAHRDCTAPSAPVAGRAIAESISCSRRIILVLSRGLVDAEWCRYDFKSATVDALSSVKHRHVVVVLLEDVPRSEMDPELAAITRTAGTTLHPRDPRFWEKLRRAMPSLRPRLRQGLAGTIGGKASSRPLVSAEHQNGPSWPLPETKTLGHTSAKSLIINPYWETAVGSNVSEAAWCSRNGPDLGAPPWVSSPSKQAPSTSPENEARLVGSPTGSTAEGQDHTYMSVSECGEVRASLLPNNTNASTLGAKPSPCDVPSGADRGSTGEKAEGSSRPSAPPLFRRDAPDYLTRSWIFHPPPNEQPPPPGQTYFV, encoded by the coding sequence ATGGTCTCCGTCAGCGCCCACGTGCCCGGGCGGGCCTTCGTGCTCATGGCCTTCCTGGTACTCCTGGGCGGCGTCGGCGGGCGGCCTCCCGAGTGCGAGTGGAAGCTGGAGAATGAGGGCGTGACGGCAGGCGGTAGTGAGCAAGTGCGGACCACATGCCACGTGCGGACTCTCAGTGCTGCCCTGCTGACGGAGGGCAACGGCAACGGGTCCCTCTCCGCCCTCAGCCACGCCACACACGTCACCGTCCTGTCGCTGCACTGCTCGCGGCGTGTGGTGTTTGAATCTGAAATTACTGCAGGAATGTTTGCTGTGTTCCCCCGCCTGGAGGATCTGCAGATCTTGGGATGCAAAGTGACAGATCTCCCACCAAGATCCCTGGCGGGGCTGCCACACCTGAGACGCCTAACACTGCGGGCTCATCACCAGGACTGGCCAGGAGCTGCATTGGCCCTCCATGAGGACGCTCTGACAGATCTGAACCGCTTGGAGAGCTTAGACCTGTCATACAATGCCCTGTGGTCTTTGCCCCCCTCCATGCTGTGTGGTCTACCCTCCCTAACTGCACTAAATCTTACCCACAACCGTCTGCATCACCTACCGGATCTCGGCCTCGGAGGTAGCTGTTCCCAGAGCACTGACTTggacagagagagtgaacgatCTCTCCCTCTACACCACTTGGATTTGACATATAACCAGGTGGCAGAGGTGCCAAAGAAAGCCTTCCACAGTGCCCGTGAcctccagtctctctccctcaagcACAACCGTCTAGCACACCTTGCTGACTGGGCATTTGGAGGCCTACAGACACTCAGACTCCTTGATCTATCTCATAACCGTCTAGTGGCAGTTCCACGCACTGCACTATCGGATCTACATCAACTGCGGGAATTACGGCTAGCCAACAACTCGCTCAGTGTTCTCTCACCAGCTGCTTTTGGCAGTCTGGGCCAGTTACTCACACTCGATCTTTCCCACAACCAGCTAAGTCTCGGAGCCAGCAATGCAGAGCCTTTCACAGGTTTGATACGTTTGGTTGTATTAGATGTTTCTCACAACCGTCTTGTTCACCTGGGGCCTGACACCTTCCATGACCTCTATTCCCTCCAGGTCCTACGATTATCACACAACCAGCTATCCCATTTAGCAGATGCAACATTTGCAAGCCTCGCTAACCTTCACACACTTGATCTGAGTCAAAACCAACTTGGCACACTATCAGGCAAAGCATTGCAAGGATTGTCAGTGCTGACTCATCTATCTATTGACTACAATCAGTTAGAAGTTGTTCATGAAGCTTCACTTGATAACTGTTCCTCTTTGCATCAACTCAGTATGGCGCACAACCAGttacaaatgttaccagaagcaGTGAAGCGAGCACCTCGTCTTCGAACTCTTGACTTCAGCCACAACCAGATTCCTTCCTTAGAAGAGGGTGTCTTACATGGACTTGTACATCTGCAGGAACTTCGACTGTCAGACAATGCCTTGAGTAACATCTCTCGCACAGCCTTCACAGAGGTCTCGTCTCTCATTCTGTTAGATCTCTCCAACAACTCCATATCTGAAATTGAATATGGAGCATTTGATGCAACTCCAAAGCTCAAAGGACTTGACCTTCACCACAATCTGTTAGGTGATGCTAATGGCCTTGTTATCCATCTAGAGAATCTAGTTTGGCTAAATGTGTCTTTTAACACCATAACATGGTTTGATTATGCCCTTGTCCATAAGAACCTTGAATGGATAGATTTAAGCAACAATATGATTAGCAAACTGGAGAACTTCTATCAAGTACAGAAATCTATAGGTCTGCAGAAGCTCTATGCTTCATCTAACAATATTTCTGAAATCAGTGCTACTATCATTCCAGATGGAATTAAAGAACTTCACCTTCATCATAATTCTATCTCGTATGTTGCTTCCAACACCTTTTTGGACAAGATGAGTGTTTCACTGATTGACCTGAGGTACAACAGCCTCACCTTGCTGGAAGAAGCTGCTCTGAGGCTGTCACCTCGTCAGTCTCCtgcgccccttctcctcctatcccataATCCTCTTGAATGTGACTGTGGTGCAGATTGGTTATTGAGAGCAGCTGGTGCAGGTCTCTCTGGACCCATGACCGGAGGATCCATACTGCCACACTTAGGGGATGTAGGATCAGTACAATGCCGACTTCCAGGACTCTGGCATGGGGCCATGGTACCACTTATAGTAGTACAACCACAGCAATTCCTGTGCACTTATCGTCGCCATTGCTTTACTCTCTGCCACTGTTGTGATTTTGATGCTTGTGACTGTGAACAAACTTGCCCTAGAAATTGCACTTGCTACCACGACCACACATGGACACATAATGTTGTGGattgtggaggtgggtggggatcAATGCCATCTGGTGTGCCTATGGATGTAACTGAAGCATTTATGGATGGAAACAAGATGGGAATTCTTACCTCACATGCATTAATAGGACGTAAGAATCTGCGTGTTCTCTATCTTAATCACTCTGACATTTCAGCTATTCAGAATCGAACTTTCAATGGCCTTAAAAACCTGCAAGTTTTAAGACTTGACCATAATAAGATTGAAGCATTACACGGCTTTGAGTTTATCGACTTGCATGGATTACGTGAGCTATATCTTAACAATAATCATCTAAGACATCTCAGTaatgtttcattttcttcattacgtGCTATAGAATTACTGCGACTAGACAATAACTACATTGTAACCTTCCCTGTATGGAATTTAGCCTTGAACCCATTCCTCTTGGAGGTCAGCTTGTATCATAATCCCTGGAGCTGTGAATGCAGTTACTTGGCCAACTTGAGAGCCTGGCTTGAAGCAAACCGAATAAAAGCAACTAATGCAAGTCTTGTGAGATGTCGACACAACAGCACAGGTATGATGGGTCCACCAGTTCTCTCAGACACACCACTCAGATGTGATCATTATGTTGCAACAACACGGATCAATAGTCTTATCATTCATGACTATGTTATGTTATTACTCATTACAGCAGCTCTAGTGCTACTATTAGTTGGTGCAGCTGTGACAGTGGTGGCATATAGACGACGATTAAAGCTTTGGGCAGTAAGTCGCTATGGTAAACGTCTCTTTGAAAAATCTTCAGCatatgtagaagagagagaaaaactcttTGATGCCTTTGTGTGTCACAGTGCCAAAGACTCGACGTGGGTATGTGGTCTAATGGCTCCAGAGCTAGAAGCCTCAGGCTACAGGCTTTGTGTTGCTCACCGTGACTGCACAGCACCTTCAGCACCTGTAGCAGGTCGTGCAATTGCCGAGAGTATCTCATGCAGCCGCCGGATTATCTTAGTGTTGTCTCGTGGATTAGTTGATGCAGAATGGTGCCGCTACGACTTCAAGAGTGCTACTGTTGATGCTCTAAGTAGTGTAAAACATCGACATGTAGTGGTGGTCTTGCTAGAAGATGTGCCAAGATCTGAAATGGATCCAGAACTAGCGGCCATTACTCGCACAGCTGGGACAACACTCCATCCTCGAGATCCACGATTCTGGGAGAAGCTTCGACGGGCGATGCCTTCATTACGGCCACGCTTACGACAAGGGCTTGCAGGTACTATTGGTGGAAAAGCATCCAGTCGGCCTTTAGTGTCAGCAGAGCATCAGAATGGCCCGTCTTGGCCCCTGCCAGAAACGAAGACCTTAGGACACACCTCAGCTAAGTCTCTCATCATTAATCCATATTGGGAGACAGCTGTGGGGTCCAATGTTAGTGAAGCTGCATGGTGCTCCAGGAATGGTCCTGACCTCGGCGCACCCCCATGGGTCAGCAGCCCATCTAAACAAGCTCCGTCCACCTCACCTGAGAATGAGGCGAGGCTGGTAGGTTCCCCTACAGGTTCTACAGCCGAAGGCCAAGACCACACTTACATGAGTGTTAGTGAGTGTGGGGAAGTCAGGGCTTCACTGCTCCCGAACAACACAAACGCATCCACCTTGGGTGCAAAGCCCTCCCCTTGTGATGTCCCCTCAGGGGCAGACAGAGGATCAACAGGAGAAAAGGCCGAGGGGAGTAGTCGGCCTTCCGCGCCTCCTTTATTTCGCCGAGACGCCCCAGACTACCTCACCCGCAGTTGGatcttccacccacctcccaaTGAGCAACCTCCGCCCCCGGGCCAGACATACTTCGTATAG